In the genome of Bremerella sp. JC817, one region contains:
- a CDS encoding tellurite resistance TerB family protein, translated as MSLFDDVLDDSSFAPEQFGPQEGFAGTLLAASACDGHIADEEVGTLVTTLARMKMYQNVPPHKFNSMMDRLLGILKRGGPEKLIASAVPAVPPELRETVFANCCDIVLADGVVEADEKEFIDDLMIKLELDKTRAKTIVQVMVFKNQG; from the coding sequence ATGTCACTATTCGATGATGTATTGGATGACTCCTCGTTCGCTCCGGAACAGTTCGGTCCGCAGGAAGGTTTCGCAGGAACGCTCTTGGCTGCCTCGGCATGTGACGGCCATATCGCGGACGAAGAAGTCGGTACGCTGGTCACCACGCTGGCCCGCATGAAGATGTATCAGAACGTCCCGCCACACAAGTTCAACTCGATGATGGATCGCCTGCTGGGGATCCTCAAGCGAGGTGGCCCGGAAAAGCTGATCGCCAGCGCCGTTCCGGCTGTTCCACCGGAACTTCGCGAAACGGTCTTCGCCAACTGCTGCGATATCGTCCTGGCAGACGGCGTGGTCGAAGCGGATGAAAAAGAATTCATCGACGACCTGATGATCAAGCTCGAGCTCGACAAGACCCGAGCCAAAACGATCGTCCAGGTTATGGTCTTCAAGAACCAGGGCTAG
- a CDS encoding tellurite resistance TerB family protein, producing MGLLDSLFGGMEGSSKLTPQESFAGILMGASGCDGHIADDEVNGLITCLVRMKLFQRYDGRQYGKTLNKLHGFMKKRGVEALIDSCTETLPKDLAKAAFANACDIVLADGVVEAEEKVFIERLRDKLQIDAKTAKTIAEVMVIKNKG from the coding sequence ATGGGATTGCTCGACTCGCTCTTCGGAGGAATGGAAGGTTCCTCTAAACTCACGCCCCAGGAATCGTTCGCCGGGATCTTGATGGGTGCCAGTGGTTGTGATGGCCACATTGCTGATGATGAAGTCAACGGCCTGATTACCTGCCTGGTACGCATGAAGCTGTTCCAACGGTACGACGGTCGTCAGTATGGTAAGACTCTGAACAAGCTGCATGGTTTCATGAAGAAGAGAGGGGTCGAAGCGTTAATCGACTCATGTACCGAGACCTTGCCGAAAGACCTGGCCAAGGCCGCGTTCGCGAATGCTTGCGATATCGTGCTGGCCGACGGAGTTGTTGAAGCGGAAGAAAAAGTTTTCATCGAACGGCTTCGCGATAAGCTGCAGATCGATGCCAAAACCGCCAAGACAATCGCCGAAGTTATGGTCATCAAGAACAAAGGTTAA
- a CDS encoding SRPBCC family protein produces MPRFHVEKSVEIAASPEVVFEKVVDFRTWTTWSPWLCSEPTAKVTVSEVSNAPGSLYQWEGTVVGAGELEHLQVEPNRLIEDEIRFSKPYKSKAKVGFDFAPSGLGTKVTWRMSGSLPWFLFWMTGMVKGAISMDYARGLRMLKEWIETGSIQTQTNILGNTTIGPIAMAGLRRRCAISDIGPSMQGAIGEIMPLFQQNNLPVDGQMMAAYHKFDIGKQTCEYTVGLTLPSADTPVPTSLERWSTPETKAFCVEHVGDYNHLGNAWSAANQHVRYHNWKLASCSAFEIYENDPEQTPVDQLRTKIYLPLK; encoded by the coding sequence ATGCCACGTTTTCACGTCGAGAAGTCGGTTGAAATTGCTGCGTCGCCAGAAGTTGTCTTCGAGAAGGTGGTTGATTTCCGAACCTGGACAACCTGGAGCCCATGGCTTTGCTCGGAACCGACCGCCAAGGTAACTGTCAGCGAGGTCTCGAATGCCCCTGGTTCGCTTTACCAATGGGAAGGAACCGTGGTCGGCGCCGGCGAGCTCGAGCATCTGCAGGTCGAACCCAACCGGCTGATCGAAGATGAAATCCGCTTCTCAAAGCCCTACAAGTCAAAGGCCAAGGTCGGCTTCGACTTCGCTCCGTCGGGACTGGGCACCAAAGTCACCTGGCGGATGAGTGGCAGCTTGCCCTGGTTTCTGTTCTGGATGACCGGCATGGTCAAAGGGGCGATCAGCATGGACTATGCCCGGGGGCTGCGGATGCTGAAAGAATGGATCGAGACTGGATCGATCCAGACGCAAACCAACATCCTCGGCAACACGACGATCGGTCCAATCGCGATGGCAGGTCTGCGTCGCCGCTGTGCGATCAGTGATATCGGTCCCTCGATGCAGGGCGCGATTGGCGAGATAATGCCGCTGTTTCAGCAGAACAACTTGCCGGTCGATGGCCAGATGATGGCGGCCTATCACAAGTTCGATATCGGCAAGCAGACGTGTGAATATACGGTCGGCCTGACGCTGCCTTCGGCGGACACGCCGGTACCAACTTCCCTCGAACGGTGGTCGACCCCGGAAACAAAGGCCTTTTGCGTAGAGCATGTCGGCGACTACAATCACCTGGGCAATGCCTGGAGCGCCGCCAATCAGCACGTTCGGTACCACAACTGGAAACTTGCCAGTTGCAGTGCTTTCGAAATCTACGAGAACGATCCCGAGCAGACGCCGGTTGATCAGCTACGCACCAAGATTTACCTGCCGTTGAAATAG
- a CDS encoding metalloregulator ArsR/SmtB family transcription factor — protein MKKRSDYELCAGRLRALADPDRLRIVECLFDGSINVSELSDRLMEDIVKVSHHLGVLRQAEVVQSEKQGRFVIYSLHPDVKKAKKNRTKEEPRMINLGCCTVDLVCSK, from the coding sequence ATGAAGAAACGATCTGACTATGAACTTTGCGCCGGGCGCCTGCGTGCTCTGGCCGATCCGGATCGCCTGAGAATTGTAGAGTGCTTGTTTGATGGTTCGATCAATGTTAGTGAACTGTCAGACCGATTGATGGAAGATATCGTCAAGGTTTCGCATCACCTGGGCGTCTTACGCCAGGCCGAAGTTGTCCAGTCCGAAAAGCAGGGCCGCTTTGTGATCTACTCGCTGCACCCGGACGTCAAGAAGGCGAAAAAGAACCGCACGAAAGAAGAACCGCGGATGATCAATCTCGGCTGTTGCACCGTCGACCTCGTCTGCTCGAAGTAG
- a CDS encoding DUF2254 domain-containing protein codes for MNLWNRAQHSLWFVPILCTFGGVVGAILMLWIDSTMKQSWDRPFWLETTIDGAQTVLSTIAGGMITVAGVVLSMEMVTLSITSSQFGSRVLRSRLGDRTTQWTIGMFLGTAVYSLLVLKMVRKLGEDQLFVPHLSVMAAIIFALTSLVVLLYFIHHVAMIAQAPEIVATLSSDLNRSIERIFPEMVGDGLVDSEKYQRDLTDAETQSLQDGIRITAKSEGYVQGIEADQLLSLAKKHDLIVELPKRPGDFLSRGETMARVVAKGDLDCDKLGSLINEAFIIGNNRTPWQDVNCAVHELAQMAVRALSPGINDPYTAVNCIDRLSSALAQLAQRRMPSANRFDEEGNLRLVVDRQTFTGVMHAAFDQIRCYAIGSVAVSQRLMEGYHRIADVVEERSQADDVLYQARLTIEGMQEQAHHPADLKVIRDQYQRLTEQLQHWLDSQPKQEKTSNEESIEEESEEEGEASGEVIG; via the coding sequence TTGAATCTTTGGAATCGTGCTCAGCACAGCCTCTGGTTTGTGCCTATTTTGTGCACATTCGGCGGCGTGGTCGGAGCGATCTTGATGCTCTGGATCGACAGCACGATGAAACAGTCGTGGGATCGTCCCTTCTGGCTCGAGACGACGATCGACGGCGCCCAAACGGTTCTGTCCACCATCGCTGGCGGCATGATCACGGTTGCCGGTGTGGTGCTTTCCATGGAGATGGTGACCCTGTCGATTACCTCTTCGCAGTTTGGTTCGCGTGTTCTGCGAAGCCGCCTCGGCGACCGGACGACCCAGTGGACGATCGGCATGTTCCTGGGAACGGCCGTTTACAGCTTGTTGGTTTTGAAGATGGTCCGGAAGCTGGGAGAAGACCAACTGTTCGTTCCGCACCTCTCGGTCATGGCAGCGATCATCTTCGCCCTGACGAGCCTAGTGGTGCTGCTGTATTTCATCCATCACGTCGCGATGATCGCCCAAGCACCTGAAATTGTCGCCACGCTTTCCAGCGATTTGAATCGTTCGATCGAGCGAATCTTTCCCGAAATGGTCGGCGATGGCCTGGTCGATAGCGAGAAATACCAACGCGACCTGACCGATGCCGAGACGCAGTCGTTGCAAGACGGAATACGGATCACGGCAAAATCGGAAGGGTATGTGCAAGGGATTGAAGCGGACCAACTGCTGAGTCTGGCAAAAAAGCATGATTTAATTGTCGAGCTTCCCAAGCGTCCCGGCGACTTTCTCTCGCGTGGGGAAACGATGGCTCGCGTCGTGGCAAAAGGAGACCTTGATTGCGACAAGCTTGGCAGCCTGATCAACGAAGCCTTCATCATTGGCAACAACCGAACCCCGTGGCAGGACGTGAACTGTGCTGTTCATGAACTGGCCCAGATGGCGGTGCGAGCGCTGAGCCCGGGCATCAACGATCCCTATACCGCGGTCAACTGCATCGACCGGTTGTCCTCTGCCTTGGCTCAATTGGCCCAGCGGCGAATGCCAAGTGCGAATCGCTTCGACGAGGAAGGCAACTTGCGACTGGTGGTCGATCGGCAGACCTTCACCGGCGTTATGCACGCCGCCTTCGATCAGATCCGCTGCTATGCAATCGGCAGCGTGGCGGTCTCGCAGCGATTGATGGAAGGGTATCATCGCATCGCCGATGTCGTGGAAGAGCGTTCCCAGGCCGACGATGTTCTCTACCAGGCCCGGCTGACAATCGAAGGGATGCAAGAGCAAGCTCACCATCCGGCCGACTTGAAAGTGATTCGAGATCAGTACCAGCGACTGACCGAACAGCTTCAGCATTGGCTCGATAGCCAACCGAAGCAGGAAAAGACCTCGAACGAGGAAAGTATCGAAGAGGAATCGGAGGAAGAAGGGGAGGCAAGTGGCGAAGTGATCGGGTAG
- a CDS encoding ATP-binding cassette domain-containing protein → MIELRDICKSWDGGKTFAVKNVSLEVPTGKVLALLGGSGSGKSTTVKMINRLIEPTSGSILVGGEDITQQDPTLLRRRIGYVFQSIGLLPHMTVADNVTLLLKLQGVAADERNERANQLLDMVDLPSETFARRLPRELSGGQRQRVGFARALAAEPKVMLLDEPFGALDPVTRDTLQVEFQRIQRQLGLTAVIVTHDMAEALLLADVIAVMHMGEVLRIGTPRELLQDPGDDYVARLLETPRRHGQLVHELSS, encoded by the coding sequence ATGATCGAACTACGCGATATCTGTAAGTCATGGGATGGCGGCAAAACGTTCGCCGTCAAGAATGTCTCGCTCGAAGTCCCGACCGGCAAAGTTCTGGCATTGCTGGGGGGGAGTGGTAGCGGCAAGAGCACCACGGTGAAGATGATCAATCGCCTGATCGAGCCAACCTCAGGTTCGATTCTCGTAGGAGGCGAAGACATCACTCAGCAAGATCCGACCCTGCTACGCCGACGAATCGGCTACGTCTTTCAAAGCATCGGGCTGCTGCCGCACATGACCGTGGCCGACAACGTCACGCTGCTGCTTAAGCTGCAAGGAGTCGCGGCCGACGAGCGGAACGAGCGGGCAAACCAATTGCTCGATATGGTCGATCTCCCCTCCGAGACCTTTGCCAGGCGATTGCCTCGCGAGCTTTCTGGCGGGCAGCGTCAACGAGTCGGCTTTGCCCGAGCCTTGGCGGCCGAACCGAAAGTAATGCTGCTGGACGAACCGTTCGGGGCACTCGATCCGGTGACCCGCGACACCCTGCAAGTCGAATTTCAACGCATCCAGCGGCAGCTTGGTTTGACGGCGGTGATCGTGACGCACGATATGGCCGAGGCCTTGCTGCTGGCCGACGTAATCGCAGTGATGCACATGGGGGAAGTGCTTCGCATTGGGACCCCGCGTGAACTGCTGCAAGATCCAGGCGACGACTATGTTGCCCGTCTGCTGGAAACGCCTCGCCGTCATGGTCAGCTGGTTCACGAACTAAGCAGCTAA
- a CDS encoding ABC transporter permease/substrate-binding protein: MFDADFWSRIPHQLSLLPDRLGGHVFLAFSSLLAGVLISIPLGIFCSRQPKAERGAVTIANVIQTIPGMALLAIMVFAFQRTGMLPAWVALVLYSILPILRNTIAGMKTVDPGCIEAADGIGLNRWQKLRIVELPLAAPTILAGVRTASAWVVGAATLAYPVGATSLGDYIFAGLQTSNSAALMVGCVCSAALALLLDMLLGGLEVASKKRSRVWAFGSIAGMAAIAVSPLLLRAMHQEKTITPVPEMVAAEAFQQDKPYVIGGKPFTEQYILIDHLREVLQEENRETEVKAGLGSNVVLQSLKRGEIDCYVDYSGTLWANEMERSDNVSSAEMMIDIGTHLKEQGILMLGPLGFRNDYVFAMKKEKADEMGIRSIADLVPHADELTAACEIEFWSRPEWKNVQTEYGLSFGKTKSMDAALMYGALSRGEADVIVAYRTDGRLGSGEFVELEDPRFVLPPYDAVLLVSERLAKDRAAIDKLRKMVNTISTPEMRKANGMVDLQEKSVAAAAATLDPQAN; the protein is encoded by the coding sequence ATGTTCGACGCAGACTTCTGGTCTCGGATTCCCCATCAACTTAGCTTGCTGCCAGATCGTTTGGGCGGGCATGTCTTCCTGGCGTTCTCGTCGCTGCTGGCTGGCGTGTTGATCAGCATTCCCCTGGGGATCTTTTGCTCGCGGCAACCGAAGGCAGAGCGGGGTGCCGTGACGATCGCCAACGTCATTCAAACAATCCCGGGCATGGCGTTGCTGGCGATCATGGTCTTCGCCTTCCAGCGAACCGGAATGTTGCCGGCGTGGGTGGCCCTGGTGCTGTACAGCATTTTGCCGATCTTGCGAAACACGATCGCTGGTATGAAAACGGTCGACCCTGGCTGTATCGAGGCGGCCGATGGTATCGGGCTGAATCGTTGGCAGAAGTTGCGAATCGTGGAGCTTCCCTTGGCCGCGCCGACGATTCTGGCTGGCGTTCGGACGGCATCGGCCTGGGTTGTCGGTGCCGCGACCTTGGCTTACCCGGTCGGAGCAACGAGCCTGGGGGATTACATCTTCGCCGGTTTGCAAACAAGTAACTCGGCCGCGCTCATGGTTGGTTGCGTTTGCTCGGCGGCGTTAGCGTTGCTGCTCGATATGTTGCTGGGCGGTTTGGAAGTCGCCTCGAAGAAGCGTAGCCGCGTGTGGGCTTTCGGTTCGATCGCAGGCATGGCGGCGATCGCGGTCAGCCCGCTGCTGTTGCGAGCGATGCACCAAGAGAAAACGATCACGCCGGTCCCTGAGATGGTCGCGGCCGAGGCATTCCAGCAAGACAAGCCGTACGTCATCGGCGGGAAGCCTTTCACCGAACAGTACATCCTGATCGACCATCTGCGTGAGGTGCTGCAGGAAGAGAATCGCGAGACCGAAGTAAAGGCCGGCCTCGGATCGAATGTGGTGCTGCAGTCACTCAAGCGTGGCGAGATCGATTGCTACGTCGACTACAGCGGCACCTTGTGGGCGAACGAGATGGAGCGGTCCGACAATGTTTCTTCCGCCGAGATGATGATCGACATCGGAACGCATCTGAAAGAGCAGGGAATCCTGATGCTGGGGCCGCTTGGGTTCCGCAACGACTATGTCTTCGCCATGAAGAAGGAAAAGGCCGACGAGATGGGAATCCGCTCGATCGCCGACCTGGTGCCGCATGCCGATGAGCTGACGGCTGCCTGCGAGATCGAATTCTGGTCGCGGCCGGAATGGAAGAACGTGCAAACCGAGTATGGCTTGAGCTTCGGTAAGACGAAGTCGATGGATGCCGCTTTGATGTACGGAGCCCTCAGCCGGGGCGAGGCCGACGTGATTGTGGCTTACCGCACCGATGGCCGACTGGGCTCAGGCGAGTTCGTCGAGCTGGAGGACCCACGCTTCGTTTTGCCCCCCTACGATGCGGTCTTGCTGGTATCGGAAAGACTGGCCAAAGATCGAGCGGCCATCGATAAATTGCGAAAAATGGTAAATACGATTTCGACGCCTGAAATGCGGAAAGCTAATGGAATGGTCGACTTGCAAGAGAAATCGGTCGCCGCGGCAGCCGCCACCCTCGATCCCCAAGCCAATTAG
- a CDS encoding methyltransferase domain-containing protein: MPYSTAVDCYDYPQYWDLSFRDETPTECDFFEAAFERFGDGPIRRVLDLGCGGGRNVIEMAARGFDMVGLDNNETSLKYLKKRLNRRSLEAEVMMADMINFEVEEPLDAALCTFNTFRHLISEKEALHHLRSVTSALRPGGLYILGFHIIPLDADPECHERWTAQHGKTKITTTLKVVRFSRQERREILRFNLHVRKGDEVLRLKTEYPYRLYTGEEFRSLLRKVPELQIREVYDFWYDIDDPVPFDHEISDAVFVLQKKA; this comes from the coding sequence GTGCCATATTCCACTGCCGTCGATTGCTACGATTATCCCCAGTATTGGGATCTTTCGTTCCGGGATGAAACTCCAACCGAATGCGACTTCTTTGAGGCCGCATTCGAGCGCTTCGGCGATGGTCCAATTCGCCGCGTATTGGACCTGGGCTGCGGCGGAGGACGAAACGTTATCGAGATGGCGGCTCGCGGCTTCGACATGGTGGGGCTCGATAACAACGAAACCTCGCTCAAGTATCTGAAGAAGCGGCTCAATCGCCGCAGTCTCGAGGCCGAAGTCATGATGGCCGACATGATCAACTTCGAGGTCGAAGAACCACTCGACGCGGCGCTTTGCACCTTCAATACTTTTCGTCACTTGATCAGTGAAAAGGAAGCACTGCATCACCTGCGCAGTGTGACTTCGGCGCTGCGGCCTGGTGGGCTCTACATTTTGGGCTTCCATATCATTCCCCTGGATGCCGACCCTGAGTGCCACGAACGCTGGACCGCGCAGCATGGCAAGACGAAGATTACCACGACGCTGAAGGTGGTTCGTTTCAGCCGGCAAGAACGTCGCGAGATCTTGCGGTTCAATCTGCATGTCCGCAAAGGGGACGAAGTATTGCGGTTGAAGACCGAGTATCCGTACCGCTTGTACACCGGCGAAGAGTTTCGGAGCTTGCTTCGCAAAGTACCGGAACTGCAAATCCGCGAAGTGTACGACTTCTGGTACGACATCGACGATCCGGTTCCATTCGATCACGAGATCAGCGACGCCGTCTTCGTGCTGCAGAAGAAAGCTTAG
- a CDS encoding prenyltransferase/squalene oxidase repeat-containing protein — MSQLLVNPIRYFMAACLVASLLITPAIVRAADGSDYDKAVEKGVTFLANQGQAEDGTFSGNTGIGVTAICTLGMLEHGRTTLDPSVKKALAAMEKHVKPDGGIYVEGTRHRNYETCLCMLAFSAANKDGQYDKLLANGQKFLKGLQWDQEEGKSEDDPYFGGAGYGGHSRPDMSNTTFLMEALKASGASEDDPAIQKALIFVSRCQNLESPHNQFEFAPKNPDGGFYYTIAAGGNSQAGPTDNGGLRSYGSMTYAGLKSMIYAGVDKDDQRVKAAVAWLGKNYDTKQNPGMGDTGLYYYYQTVAKALDAYGEDTFVGEDGTKHDWRKEFTEELISRQQSNGSWVNEKAERWMEGDPNLVTGYSLLALSYLKKDDK; from the coding sequence ATGTCTCAATTGCTCGTGAACCCTATCCGTTACTTCATGGCTGCCTGCCTGGTCGCCTCGCTGCTGATCACGCCAGCGATCGTTCGTGCTGCCGATGGCTCGGACTATGACAAGGCCGTCGAAAAGGGTGTGACCTTCCTGGCCAACCAGGGCCAGGCCGAAGATGGCACCTTCAGCGGCAACACCGGCATCGGTGTGACTGCGATCTGCACGCTGGGCATGCTGGAACATGGCCGCACGACGCTTGATCCTTCCGTCAAAAAGGCACTGGCCGCGATGGAAAAGCACGTCAAGCCAGACGGCGGTATCTATGTCGAAGGTACCCGTCACCGTAACTATGAAACTTGCTTGTGCATGCTGGCCTTCAGTGCCGCCAACAAAGATGGCCAATACGACAAGCTGCTGGCCAACGGTCAGAAGTTCTTGAAGGGCCTGCAGTGGGACCAGGAAGAAGGCAAGAGCGAAGACGATCCGTACTTCGGCGGTGCCGGCTACGGTGGCCACTCGCGACCTGATATGTCGAACACCACCTTCCTGATGGAAGCGTTGAAGGCGAGTGGTGCCAGCGAAGATGATCCTGCCATCCAGAAGGCTCTGATCTTCGTCAGCCGCTGCCAGAACCTGGAATCGCCACACAACCAGTTCGAGTTCGCTCCGAAGAACCCGGACGGTGGCTTCTACTACACAATCGCCGCTGGTGGTAACAGCCAGGCCGGTCCAACCGACAACGGGGGCCTTCGCAGCTATGGCTCGATGACCTATGCCGGTCTGAAGAGCATGATCTACGCCGGCGTCGACAAAGACGATCAGCGCGTGAAGGCAGCCGTCGCCTGGCTCGGTAAGAACTACGACACCAAGCAAAACCCAGGCATGGGTGACACCGGTTTGTACTACTACTATCAAACGGTGGCCAAGGCTTTGGATGCCTACGGCGAAGACACCTTCGTCGGCGAAGATGGAACCAAGCATGACTGGCGGAAGGAATTCACCGAAGAACTGATCAGCCGTCAGCAGTCCAACGGCAGCTGGGTCAACGAGAAGGCCGAACGTTGGATGGAAGGTGACCCGAACCTGGTGACCGGTTACAGCTTGCTGGCCCTGTCGTACTTGAAGAAAGACGACAAGTAG
- a CDS encoding co-chaperone GroES, with product MKVVPLGANVVVRRMESEETTAGGIVLPGSAQEKPKQGRVLSVGDGHVLKDGTKSALSVKEGDQIFFSSWAGTEIKVEGEELLIMAESDILAIRA from the coding sequence ATGAAAGTTGTTCCCCTGGGAGCCAATGTGGTCGTGCGGCGGATGGAATCGGAAGAAACCACAGCCGGCGGCATCGTCTTGCCTGGTAGTGCTCAAGAGAAACCGAAACAGGGTCGCGTGCTGAGCGTCGGCGACGGTCATGTTTTGAAAGACGGCACCAAGTCAGCCCTCAGCGTGAAGGAAGGGGATCAGATCTTCTTCAGCAGCTGGGCTGGCACGGAAATCAAAGTTGAAGGGGAAGAACTGCTGATCATGGCCGAAAGCGATATCCTCGCGATTCGGGCCTAA
- a CDS encoding endonuclease III domain-containing protein produces the protein MTDSNVSLNTVFENLLEFYGPQNWWPGDSPLEIMIGAVLTQNTSWKNVEKAIANLKEADLLHLGRLHETRPEELAEIIRPSGYYRLKAKRLANLIDHVMTRYDGDVEWMFSHDLATLREELLGINGIGPETADSILLYAGNLRTFVVDAYTARVLKRHGWIDWEADYHQIQDHFVSQVPAEVEHYNEFHALIVRVGNQFCSKKPKCEGCPLQCYLPESGISEPF, from the coding sequence TTGACCGACTCGAACGTCTCGCTGAATACCGTCTTCGAGAACCTGCTGGAGTTCTATGGACCACAAAACTGGTGGCCTGGGGACTCGCCACTGGAAATCATGATCGGAGCGGTCCTGACGCAAAACACCTCGTGGAAGAACGTCGAGAAAGCGATCGCCAATCTGAAAGAAGCCGACTTGCTGCATCTGGGTCGCCTGCACGAGACCCGTCCGGAAGAACTGGCCGAGATCATTCGCCCGTCCGGCTACTATCGTTTGAAAGCAAAGCGGCTGGCGAATCTGATCGATCACGTGATGACCCGCTACGACGGCGACGTGGAATGGATGTTTTCGCACGATCTCGCCACGCTGCGGGAAGAACTGCTGGGCATCAACGGCATCGGCCCGGAGACTGCGGACTCGATCCTCCTTTATGCCGGCAACCTGCGAACGTTCGTGGTCGATGCCTACACGGCTCGCGTTTTGAAGCGGCATGGCTGGATCGACTGGGAGGCCGACTACCATCAGATTCAGGACCACTTTGTCAGCCAGGTCCCTGCGGAAGTCGAGCACTACAACGAGTTTCACGCCTTGATTGTCCGGGTCGGCAACCAGTTTTGCAGCAAAAAGCCGAAGTGCGAGGGCTGCCCGCTACAGTGTTATTTACCGGAATCAGGCATCAGCGAGCCGTTCTAG
- a CDS encoding CPBP family intramembrane glutamic endopeptidase produces the protein MSAAEVEPEIPEINYWQATSRPLTSLVFVLPMLAIYEAGILLLGPGAIRNGVDVWLRQFLELLGLGQYFLLPVLTIGILLAWHHLKHYPWQLRPTNLPLMAAESMVLGLFLLCLAHFQASVMQMQIVAASTGPEVDVTTKQVVAYFGAGIYEELLFRLMLIPVLIVFIQGFAFPKVIATFAAMLISSLIFAAAHYNLFVPGGDPIDGYTFLFRLSAGLIFASIFALRGFGIAAGSHAMYDVLVAFS, from the coding sequence ATGTCCGCAGCGGAAGTGGAACCCGAAATCCCTGAGATCAACTACTGGCAGGCCACCTCACGGCCTTTGACCAGCCTGGTTTTCGTGTTGCCGATGCTGGCAATCTACGAAGCAGGGATCTTGCTGCTTGGCCCCGGCGCTATTCGCAACGGCGTCGATGTCTGGCTGCGACAATTCTTGGAACTGCTAGGACTCGGCCAATATTTTCTGCTGCCGGTGCTGACCATCGGAATCTTGCTGGCCTGGCATCACCTGAAACACTATCCCTGGCAACTGCGGCCAACCAACCTGCCTTTGATGGCGGCCGAATCGATGGTACTGGGGCTGTTTCTGCTGTGCCTTGCTCATTTTCAAGCGTCGGTCATGCAGATGCAGATTGTCGCGGCAAGTACCGGGCCTGAGGTCGACGTCACCACGAAGCAGGTCGTCGCCTATTTCGGGGCAGGTATCTATGAAGAGTTGCTCTTTCGCCTGATGCTGATTCCGGTCCTGATCGTCTTCATCCAGGGCTTCGCCTTTCCGAAGGTGATCGCAACCTTCGCGGCGATGTTGATCAGCAGCTTGATCTTCGCCGCGGCCCACTACAATCTATTTGTCCCGGGTGGCGATCCGATTGATGGCTATACCTTCTTGTTCCGGCTCTCGGCTGGCCTGATCTTCGCATCGATCTTTGCCCTGCGCGGCTTCGGCATCGCGGCTGGATCGCATGCCATGTACGACGTGCTGGTCGCGTTCTCTTAA